Part of the Benincasa hispida cultivar B227 chromosome 12, ASM972705v1, whole genome shotgun sequence genome is shown below.
AGCAGATTTTACGTGCTTCGTTTGGTAGGCGTATCTATGTGTTAGCTGATGAGGTAAGGGCAGCTAGGCAGGTTATAGAGGCTACTCAGGCTAAAGTAGAAAGGGATCCTGCTTCAGAGTCGGTGTGTGCGGAGGCGGCTCGGGCCACTGAGGTGTTCTGGTCAGTGGCGAGGTTGGAGGAGGCATCGCTCTGACAGAAGGCCAAGGTGAGGTGGCTGGAGTTAGGTGATATaaacacaactttttttttatcattgtgTTCGTTCTCGTTGTAGTTGCAGTGGTTTATTTACGGTCGTGGATGTTGGGGGGACTAGCTAGATGGTGCATGACAGGGTGGCAAGAGTGGTGGTAGAATTCTTTCAGGGTTGTTTAGGGTCTCAGCCTGTGGGGTATAGGGATTTAACTGCCCAAATTGGGGATATTGTGCAATTTAGCTGGTTTGAGGAGGGGGTGGAGGCGTTTGGCCACCCAGTGAGTCGGGATGAGATTCAGAAGACTTTATTCTCGATAAAGTCTAAGAAGGCTCTTGGGCCTGATGGGTTTTTGGTAGATTTTTATAGAGCTACTTGGAGTGTGGTTGGGGATGATTTTTGTGATGTTGTGCTGAATTTTTTTTAGTCCTGTTACTTGCCAGGTGAAGTTAATTCTACTGCTATTACTCTTATCCCAAAGTGGCAGGGAGCTGAACGTATGGAGAAGTTTCGCCCTATTTcttgttgcaatgttgtgtataagTGTATCTTGAGGATCTTAGCTGAGAGATTGCGGTTGTGGTTGCCTGCTTTCATCAGTGGTAACTAGTCTGCGTTTGTTCTGGATAGGTCgattttttataacattttattgtgtcAAGAGCTTGTGGAGAGCTATAAGAAGAGCAGAGGGAAGCCGCGTTGTGTGTTGAAGGTAGACCTTCAGAAGGCATATGATTCTGTCAATTGGGATTTTCTGTTTGGTGTGTTGCTAGCTATCGGTATGCCTCTTCAGTTTGTTAGTTGGGTAAGGGCTTGTGTTACTTTGCTTAAGTTCTCTGTGATGATTAATGGTTCCCTTGAGGGATTTTTTTCCTGGTAGGAAGGAGTTGAGGCAGGGGGATCCGTTGTCTCCTGttttgtttgtgatggtgatagaggtcttgtctaggttgttgaataaacctCCTGTATGGTTTAGGTTTCATGATCGATGTAAGCGTGTGGGCCTGACTCATTTGGTTTTTGTAGacaatttgatgattttctgtgcAGCTGAGAGAGATTCTTTGAAGTTTGTGAGGCAGGTCCTGGCAGATTTTGCAGGAATGTCTGGGTTAGTTGCTAATGTTGGGAAAAGTTCCATGTTTGTTGCGGGTGTGGAGTCTAGGGAGGCGGAGGAACTAGCTGCGTTTATGGGTTTCTCTATTGGTTCACTACCTATTAGGTACCTGAGTTTTACCTTTATTGGCGGGTCGGTTGAGGGCTGGGGATTGTGCACCTTTGATACAAAGGATTACAACTCATATTAGAAGTTAGGCAGTGTGGTCCCTCTCCTTTGCTAGGAGGTTGCAGCTTGTTAGGTCTATTTTACAATCCTTTCAGGTGTTTTGGTGTAGTATCTTCGTGTTGCCTGTGTGTGTAACTCATAAGGTTGATCTTTTATtacgtagttatttatggaagggtaATGCGGTGAGTCGGGATGGTGCACGGATGTGGGATAAGGTGTGCTTGCCGTTGGGAGAGAGGGTTTGGGTGTGAAGCATGTGGCCTCTGGGAACCAGGCTGCTATTACGAAGCTACTCTGGCTTCTCTTATTTAAATCGGAATCATTATGGATGGCGTGGGTGGAAGCATATGTTTTGCATGGACGGTCTTTGTGAGCTGTTTGGAGTGAGGTtgggaggtcttggtgcttAAGGGCTATCTTGCGAAGTAGAGATAAATTCAAGCATCTGGTTCGTTTGATGGTCGACGATGGATgatttgttttgtttggtgggatccttggtTTTCGGAGGATGCGATTTTGGATTCATATGGGTCCATGGTGGTTTATGATGCAGGAAGTAGTTTGGAGGCGCGATTGTCGGAGTTCatggatggtgagggaggttggaggtggcctaTAGTCTCTTGGGAGCTACTTGAGATCTGGGGTCTTATTCAAGTAGTGGGGCCTTAGATGAGGGGGGAAgattattgggtttgggtgTTGGATGCTAGTGGTCAGTTTTCTATCACTGGTGCATGGGAGAGTTTGTGTCCTCATCGTTCTAGGGTGTCTTGGGCTGGTATTTTGTGGGCGAGGGTGGTATTCCGCGTCACTCCTTCTGTGTGTGGTTAGCTGTGAAGAACGGGTTGGGTACgcgggattggttgaggagttggggtATGTTGTCAGAGGAAGGGTGTCTTCTGTGTAGGGGAGGTGTGGAGTCGcaagatcatttattttttgagtgtgtgtttgggagagaggtgtggttTGGTGTGTTGCGTCAGTTGGGTTCGTCACATCGGGTGGCGGGTTAGgatgtggagttgagttggttgtgcGGAGTGGGGTCGGGTAAGGGGGTACGTAGTAAGTTGTTCTGTATATTCTGCTGtgcttccatatactacatctggcaggagCGTAATCGGCGGCTACGTGGAAGTCGATCGAGGTCggtgtgagtcttgtcttgagggaaaaatgactaagaatGGACTattaaatcagttagaagacaattctttacctccatttgagtcttgtcttgagggaaaaatgactaagagatcttttactggaaaaggtctcagagtcacaatacccttagagcttgtacattcgaacctctatggaccgatgaatgtcaaagctcaaggtgggtatgaatatttcatcagttttattgatgattattcaaggtatgctcatatttacctaatgcatcacaagtctgattcttttgaaaagttcaaagaatataaggccgAGGTTAAGAACCAGTtgggtaaaacaattaagacactatgatcagatcgaggtgatgagtacatggacttaagattccaagactatatgatagaacacggaatcaagtcacaactctctgcaacTAATAtatctcagcagaatggtgtatttgaaagaagaaacagaaccttgttggatatagttcgctcaatg
Proteins encoded:
- the LOC120067635 gene encoding uncharacterized protein LOC120067635 — protein: MVHDRVARVVVEFFQGCLGSQPVGYRDLTAQIGDIVQFSWFEEGVEAFGHPVSRDEIQKTLFSIKSKKALGPDGFLVDFYRATWSVVGDDFCEVNSTAITLIPKWQGAERMEKFRPISCCNVVYKCILRILAERLRLWLPAFISELVESYKKSRGKPRCVLKVDLQKAYDSVNWDFLFGVLLAIGMPLQFVSWVRACVTLLKFSVMINGSLEGFFSWFHDRCKRVGLTHLVFVDNLMIFCAAERDSLKFVRQVLADFAGMSGLVANVGKSSMFVAGVESREAEELAAFMGFSIGSLPISYLWKGNAVSRDGARMWDKEVVWRRDCRSSWMVREVGGGL